Proteins encoded within one genomic window of Arachis ipaensis cultivar K30076 chromosome B08, Araip1.1, whole genome shotgun sequence:
- the LOC107614007 gene encoding adenine phosphoribosyltransferase 5 (The sequence of the model RefSeq protein was modified relative to this genomic sequence to represent the inferred CDS: added 54 bases not found in genome assembly), producing the protein MFAEENGLKGDPRLQAISQAIRVVPHFPKQGIMFQDITTLLLDHKAFKDTVDIFVDRYRDMHISVVAGVEARGFLFGPSIALGIGAKFVPLRKPRKLPGEVISEKYSLEYGTDCLELHVGAVQPGERAIVIDDLVATGGTLSAAIRLLERSGAEVVECACVIGVPDVKGHCRLIGKPLYVLVEPREVDKCSRCEVDSSFG; encoded by the exons ATGTTCGCTGAAGAGAATGGCCTCAAGGGTGACCCAAGGCTTCAAGCCATTTCTCAAGCCATCAGAGTCGTTCCTCACTTCCCCAAACAag GAATAATGTTTCAGGACATAACGACATTGTTGTTGGATCACAAGGCGTTTAAGGACA GAGTGGAAGCTAGGGGATTCTTGTTTGGTCCCTCAATTGCATTGGGGATTGGTGCAAAATTTGTTCCTTTACGCAAACCAAGGAAGCTGCCAG GCGAAGTAATATCAGAAAAGTATTCTCTAGAATACGGAACTGATTGTTTGGAGTTACATGTTGGTGCTGTCCAGCCGGGTGAACGAGCCATAGTTATCGATGACTTGGTGGCCACAGGTGGAACTCTCTCGGCAGCAATAAGACTTCTAG AACGTTCTGGTGCTGAAGTAGTGGAATGTGCTTGTGTGATCGGTGTGCCGGATGTTAAG GGACACTGTAGGCTTATCGGAAAACCACTCTACGTCCTCGTTGAGCCACGTGAAGTAGATAAATGTTCCAG ATGTGAAGTTGATTCTTCCTTTGGCTGA
- the LOC107613059 gene encoding PX domain-containing protein EREL1 isoform X3, with protein sequence MRLKSRALLEERKSSLEEWITKLLSDIDISRCAAVASFLELEAAARSSFQDASQQSSESDPDSNNRAYSVQSPLHSSLSLAAGSSSIASDYGSDTAYEPSDLGTPRIGRDDNSEGGTDDLTVDEEITNPMEKLMKYGISNIDEGLFMGQTILEQLEGLPRHKVNARHVNYVTEKEKNNGNSYNASHLANNSMELFSETEHAPVINHTRKLSSESIGSDGSSIRGSDMSNSGFRNSSGDGSHDVPGGAMVSRPTDIMGRAQSQSSGDGQIVLPLDQRNKLNRILLTMQRRLVSAKTDMEDLIVRLNQEIAAKDFLTTKVKDLEVELETTKQKSKENLQQAILIERERFTQMQWDMEELRRKSLEMEMKLKSESGGNSSENLSKDAVVQQKDVLLQNLNAAKEQLEILSKQYGELEVKSKADVKILVKEVKSLRNTQKELKKELSESVKEKCETEKLIQLERERREQTETAWRELLQKSRLLFNQLQECDVNLPSEDEDRATIKSSSSSETFNQLAASDGQIDFLIREVENLGKDYGSGASSVDKTNKIKDGILCDDEVRKIIADLFMDNVRLRKQTNRITRQAFKLDMKENDASPTENVTSI encoded by the exons ATGCGATTGAAAAGCCGGGCTTTGTTGGAAGAG AGAAAGTCCTCATTGGAGGAGTGGATCACCAAACTTTTGTCTGACATTGATATATCAAGGTGCGCTGCGGTGGCATCATTTCTTGAACTAGAAGCTGCTGCTAGATCCT CTTTCCAAGATGCAAGCCAGCAGAGCTCTGAATCAGATCCTGATTCCAATAACAGAGCTTATTCAGTTCAATCACCTCTCCATTCAAGCCTATCATTGGCTGCTGGAAGTTCATCTATTGCCTCTGATTATGGTAGTGATACAGCATATGAGCCATCTGATCTAGGAACTCCAAGAATTGGACGTGATGACAATTCTGAAGGCGGCACAGATGATCTAACAGTAGATGAAGAGATCACAAATCCAATGGAAAAGCTTATGAAATACGGTATATCAAATATTGATGAGGGTTTGTTCATGGGTCAGACTATTCTAGAGCAATTGGAAGGCCTTCCTAGGCATAAAGTAAATGCCAGACATGTCAATTATGTTACAGAGAAGGAAAAGAATAATGGTAATTCTTATAATGCTTCACATTTAGCTAATAATTCTATGGAGCTTTTCTCTGAGACTGAGCATGCTCCTGTTATCAATCACACTCGCAAGCTTTCATCTGAGAGTATTGGGAGTGATGGTAGCTCAATACGAGGTAGTGATATGTCTAATTCTGGATTTCGAAATTCATCTGGTGATGGTTCTCATGACGTTCCTGGAGGTGCTATGGTTTCAAGACCAACAGATATTATGGGCCGTGCACAATCACAGTCTTCTGGTGATGGTCAAATAGTCCTTCCACTAGATCAACGCAATAAATTGAACAGGATTCTTTTAACCATGCAGCGAAGGCTAGTCAGTGCAAAAACTGATATGGAGGACCTTATAGTCAGATTAAATCAAGAGATAGCTGCAAAGGATTTCCTCACAACGAAG GTCAAGGATTTGGAAGTAGAACTTGAAACTACCAAACAGAAAAGTAAGGAGAACTTGCAGCAGGCTATTCTGATTGAGAGGGAAAGGTTTACGCAAATGCAGTGGGATATGGAGGAACTCCGGCGGAAGTCACTCGAAATGGAGATGAAACTGAAGTCTGAATCG GGTGGAAATTCAAGTGAGAATTTATCAAAGGATGCAGTTGTTCAGCAGAAAGATGTACTGTTGCAGAATTTAAATGCTGCTAAAGAGCAGCTGGAAATTTTGTCAAAACAGTATGGGGAGCTAGAAGTAAAGTCAAAAGCAGATGTTAAGATTCTGGTTAAAGAGGTCAAATCTCTTCGTAATACCCAAAAGGAGTTGAAGAAGGAGCTTAGTGAGTCAGTAAAGGAAAAGTGTGAAACTGAG AAACTTATTCAACTagaaagagagaggagggagCAGACAGAAACTGCTTGGCGAGAGCTGCTGCAAAAATCCCGGCTTCTTTTCAACCAGCTTCAAGAGTGCGATGTCAATCTTCCTAGCGAAGATGAAGATAGGGCAACAATCAAGAGTTCATCATCAAGTGAGACTTTTAATCAGTTAGCAGCATCTGATGGACAAATTGACTTCCTAATACGAGAG GTAGAAAACTTAGGGAAGGACTACGGAAGTGGTGCTTCTAGTGTAGATAAAACCAATAAAATTAAAGATGGTATACTCTGTGATGATGAAGTGAGAAAGATCATTGCAGATTTGTTCATGGACAATGTTAGATTGAGAAAACAGACAAACCGCATTACAAGGCAAGCTTTCAAATTGGACATGAAAGAAAATGATGCTTCTCCTACGGAAAATGTAACAAGTATTTAG
- the LOC107613059 gene encoding PX domain-containing protein EREL1 isoform X1 produces the protein MMQRRSPPKHRHDGTSPLPLGMDWSPAPRKWNGRDTVWPHNHRTGWSYCVTIPSWVFLPKSKNSDPIVFYRVQVGIQSPDGITTLHVVLRRFNDFLKLFADVKKEFPRKNIPPAPPKGLMRLKSRALLEERKSSLEEWITKLLSDIDISRCAAVASFLELEAAARSSFQDASQQSSESDPDSNNRAYSVQSPLHSSLSLAAGSSSIASDYGSDTAYEPSDLGTPRIGRDDNSEGGTDDLTVDEEITNPMEKLMKYGISNIDEGLFMGQTILEQLEGLPRHKVNARHVNYVTEKEKNNGNSYNASHLANNSMELFSETEHAPVINHTRKLSSESIGSDGSSIRGSDMSNSGFRNSSGDGSHDVPGGAMVSRPTDIMGRAQSQSSGDGQIVLPLDQRNKLNRILLTMQRRLVSAKTDMEDLIVRLNQEIAAKDFLTTKVKDLEVELETTKQKSKENLQQAILIERERFTQMQWDMEELRRKSLEMEMKLKSESGGNSSENLSKDAVVQQKDVLLQNLNAAKEQLEILSKQYGELEVKSKADVKILVKEVKSLRNTQKELKKELSESVKEKCETEKLIQLERERREQTETAWRELLQKSRLLFNQLQECDVNLPSEDEDRATIKSSSSSETFNQLAASDGQIDFLIREVENLGKDYGSGASSVDKTNKIKDGILCDDEVRKIIADLFMDNVRLRKQTNRITRQAFKLDMKENDASPTENVTSI, from the exons ATGATGCAGAGACGGAGTCCTCCGAAACATAGGCACGATGGGACTTCGCCGCTGCCTCTCGGCATGGATTGGAGTCCCGCACCTCGAAAATGG AATGGGCGAGATACAGTATGGCCACACAATCATCGTACTGGTTGGAGTTACTGTGTCACAATACCTTCTTGGGTTTTCCTTCCGAAATCAAAGAATTCAGATCCTATAGTG TTCTACAGGGTGCAAGTTGGCATTCAGTCACCAGACGGGATTACAACACTGCATGTAGTACTTAGAAGGTTCAATGATTTTCTAAAGTTGTTTGCCGAT GTTAAAAAGGAGTTTCCCAGGAAAAATATCCCTCCAGCACCACCCAAGGGACTCATGCGATTGAAAAGCCGGGCTTTGTTGGAAGAG AGAAAGTCCTCATTGGAGGAGTGGATCACCAAACTTTTGTCTGACATTGATATATCAAGGTGCGCTGCGGTGGCATCATTTCTTGAACTAGAAGCTGCTGCTAGATCCT CTTTCCAAGATGCAAGCCAGCAGAGCTCTGAATCAGATCCTGATTCCAATAACAGAGCTTATTCAGTTCAATCACCTCTCCATTCAAGCCTATCATTGGCTGCTGGAAGTTCATCTATTGCCTCTGATTATGGTAGTGATACAGCATATGAGCCATCTGATCTAGGAACTCCAAGAATTGGACGTGATGACAATTCTGAAGGCGGCACAGATGATCTAACAGTAGATGAAGAGATCACAAATCCAATGGAAAAGCTTATGAAATACGGTATATCAAATATTGATGAGGGTTTGTTCATGGGTCAGACTATTCTAGAGCAATTGGAAGGCCTTCCTAGGCATAAAGTAAATGCCAGACATGTCAATTATGTTACAGAGAAGGAAAAGAATAATGGTAATTCTTATAATGCTTCACATTTAGCTAATAATTCTATGGAGCTTTTCTCTGAGACTGAGCATGCTCCTGTTATCAATCACACTCGCAAGCTTTCATCTGAGAGTATTGGGAGTGATGGTAGCTCAATACGAGGTAGTGATATGTCTAATTCTGGATTTCGAAATTCATCTGGTGATGGTTCTCATGACGTTCCTGGAGGTGCTATGGTTTCAAGACCAACAGATATTATGGGCCGTGCACAATCACAGTCTTCTGGTGATGGTCAAATAGTCCTTCCACTAGATCAACGCAATAAATTGAACAGGATTCTTTTAACCATGCAGCGAAGGCTAGTCAGTGCAAAAACTGATATGGAGGACCTTATAGTCAGATTAAATCAAGAGATAGCTGCAAAGGATTTCCTCACAACGAAG GTCAAGGATTTGGAAGTAGAACTTGAAACTACCAAACAGAAAAGTAAGGAGAACTTGCAGCAGGCTATTCTGATTGAGAGGGAAAGGTTTACGCAAATGCAGTGGGATATGGAGGAACTCCGGCGGAAGTCACTCGAAATGGAGATGAAACTGAAGTCTGAATCG GGTGGAAATTCAAGTGAGAATTTATCAAAGGATGCAGTTGTTCAGCAGAAAGATGTACTGTTGCAGAATTTAAATGCTGCTAAAGAGCAGCTGGAAATTTTGTCAAAACAGTATGGGGAGCTAGAAGTAAAGTCAAAAGCAGATGTTAAGATTCTGGTTAAAGAGGTCAAATCTCTTCGTAATACCCAAAAGGAGTTGAAGAAGGAGCTTAGTGAGTCAGTAAAGGAAAAGTGTGAAACTGAG AAACTTATTCAACTagaaagagagaggagggagCAGACAGAAACTGCTTGGCGAGAGCTGCTGCAAAAATCCCGGCTTCTTTTCAACCAGCTTCAAGAGTGCGATGTCAATCTTCCTAGCGAAGATGAAGATAGGGCAACAATCAAGAGTTCATCATCAAGTGAGACTTTTAATCAGTTAGCAGCATCTGATGGACAAATTGACTTCCTAATACGAGAG GTAGAAAACTTAGGGAAGGACTACGGAAGTGGTGCTTCTAGTGTAGATAAAACCAATAAAATTAAAGATGGTATACTCTGTGATGATGAAGTGAGAAAGATCATTGCAGATTTGTTCATGGACAATGTTAGATTGAGAAAACAGACAAACCGCATTACAAGGCAAGCTTTCAAATTGGACATGAAAGAAAATGATGCTTCTCCTACGGAAAATGTAACAAGTATTTAG
- the LOC107613059 gene encoding PX domain-containing protein EREL1 isoform X2, whose amino-acid sequence MMQRRSPPKHRHDGTSPLPLGMDWSPAPRKWNGRDTVWPHNHRTGWSYCVTIPSWVFLPKSKNSDPIVVKKEFPRKNIPPAPPKGLMRLKSRALLEERKSSLEEWITKLLSDIDISRCAAVASFLELEAAARSSFQDASQQSSESDPDSNNRAYSVQSPLHSSLSLAAGSSSIASDYGSDTAYEPSDLGTPRIGRDDNSEGGTDDLTVDEEITNPMEKLMKYGISNIDEGLFMGQTILEQLEGLPRHKVNARHVNYVTEKEKNNGNSYNASHLANNSMELFSETEHAPVINHTRKLSSESIGSDGSSIRGSDMSNSGFRNSSGDGSHDVPGGAMVSRPTDIMGRAQSQSSGDGQIVLPLDQRNKLNRILLTMQRRLVSAKTDMEDLIVRLNQEIAAKDFLTTKVKDLEVELETTKQKSKENLQQAILIERERFTQMQWDMEELRRKSLEMEMKLKSESGGNSSENLSKDAVVQQKDVLLQNLNAAKEQLEILSKQYGELEVKSKADVKILVKEVKSLRNTQKELKKELSESVKEKCETEKLIQLERERREQTETAWRELLQKSRLLFNQLQECDVNLPSEDEDRATIKSSSSSETFNQLAASDGQIDFLIREVENLGKDYGSGASSVDKTNKIKDGILCDDEVRKIIADLFMDNVRLRKQTNRITRQAFKLDMKENDASPTENVTSI is encoded by the exons ATGATGCAGAGACGGAGTCCTCCGAAACATAGGCACGATGGGACTTCGCCGCTGCCTCTCGGCATGGATTGGAGTCCCGCACCTCGAAAATGG AATGGGCGAGATACAGTATGGCCACACAATCATCGTACTGGTTGGAGTTACTGTGTCACAATACCTTCTTGGGTTTTCCTTCCGAAATCAAAGAATTCAGATCCTATAGTG GTTAAAAAGGAGTTTCCCAGGAAAAATATCCCTCCAGCACCACCCAAGGGACTCATGCGATTGAAAAGCCGGGCTTTGTTGGAAGAG AGAAAGTCCTCATTGGAGGAGTGGATCACCAAACTTTTGTCTGACATTGATATATCAAGGTGCGCTGCGGTGGCATCATTTCTTGAACTAGAAGCTGCTGCTAGATCCT CTTTCCAAGATGCAAGCCAGCAGAGCTCTGAATCAGATCCTGATTCCAATAACAGAGCTTATTCAGTTCAATCACCTCTCCATTCAAGCCTATCATTGGCTGCTGGAAGTTCATCTATTGCCTCTGATTATGGTAGTGATACAGCATATGAGCCATCTGATCTAGGAACTCCAAGAATTGGACGTGATGACAATTCTGAAGGCGGCACAGATGATCTAACAGTAGATGAAGAGATCACAAATCCAATGGAAAAGCTTATGAAATACGGTATATCAAATATTGATGAGGGTTTGTTCATGGGTCAGACTATTCTAGAGCAATTGGAAGGCCTTCCTAGGCATAAAGTAAATGCCAGACATGTCAATTATGTTACAGAGAAGGAAAAGAATAATGGTAATTCTTATAATGCTTCACATTTAGCTAATAATTCTATGGAGCTTTTCTCTGAGACTGAGCATGCTCCTGTTATCAATCACACTCGCAAGCTTTCATCTGAGAGTATTGGGAGTGATGGTAGCTCAATACGAGGTAGTGATATGTCTAATTCTGGATTTCGAAATTCATCTGGTGATGGTTCTCATGACGTTCCTGGAGGTGCTATGGTTTCAAGACCAACAGATATTATGGGCCGTGCACAATCACAGTCTTCTGGTGATGGTCAAATAGTCCTTCCACTAGATCAACGCAATAAATTGAACAGGATTCTTTTAACCATGCAGCGAAGGCTAGTCAGTGCAAAAACTGATATGGAGGACCTTATAGTCAGATTAAATCAAGAGATAGCTGCAAAGGATTTCCTCACAACGAAG GTCAAGGATTTGGAAGTAGAACTTGAAACTACCAAACAGAAAAGTAAGGAGAACTTGCAGCAGGCTATTCTGATTGAGAGGGAAAGGTTTACGCAAATGCAGTGGGATATGGAGGAACTCCGGCGGAAGTCACTCGAAATGGAGATGAAACTGAAGTCTGAATCG GGTGGAAATTCAAGTGAGAATTTATCAAAGGATGCAGTTGTTCAGCAGAAAGATGTACTGTTGCAGAATTTAAATGCTGCTAAAGAGCAGCTGGAAATTTTGTCAAAACAGTATGGGGAGCTAGAAGTAAAGTCAAAAGCAGATGTTAAGATTCTGGTTAAAGAGGTCAAATCTCTTCGTAATACCCAAAAGGAGTTGAAGAAGGAGCTTAGTGAGTCAGTAAAGGAAAAGTGTGAAACTGAG AAACTTATTCAACTagaaagagagaggagggagCAGACAGAAACTGCTTGGCGAGAGCTGCTGCAAAAATCCCGGCTTCTTTTCAACCAGCTTCAAGAGTGCGATGTCAATCTTCCTAGCGAAGATGAAGATAGGGCAACAATCAAGAGTTCATCATCAAGTGAGACTTTTAATCAGTTAGCAGCATCTGATGGACAAATTGACTTCCTAATACGAGAG GTAGAAAACTTAGGGAAGGACTACGGAAGTGGTGCTTCTAGTGTAGATAAAACCAATAAAATTAAAGATGGTATACTCTGTGATGATGAAGTGAGAAAGATCATTGCAGATTTGTTCATGGACAATGTTAGATTGAGAAAACAGACAAACCGCATTACAAGGCAAGCTTTCAAATTGGACATGAAAGAAAATGATGCTTCTCCTACGGAAAATGTAACAAGTATTTAG